Proteins encoded within one genomic window of Carassius gibelio isolate Cgi1373 ecotype wild population from Czech Republic chromosome A4, carGib1.2-hapl.c, whole genome shotgun sequence:
- the LOC127977018 gene encoding KICSTOR subunit 2, producing MCDPPRDEDLRPVPKERAVLESFFTQLGMFWFDRAKDYVEKEKDASKSAGALWASLLAALAHLAAAEKAYHNMTFLGQKLGGQSFFSRKDSIRTIYTSLNNELKKVVSMGRHSSGGSTPNLEDLLPHLSEQLCHFTQARMEIADFYEKMHSLGSQKTVNSEELVSTLESILQKYSSRFHHPILSRLESSFQVEVDVLTQLLRCQAQISEWHFLPSLLNLHGAHSKLQAWGQVFERQRETRKHLFGGQSQKAVQPPHLYLWLQRLQATLLAKFSFYFHEALSRQTSQSEMKTLTARTSLDYFGKISGFIRKHDASNVSLVFDNRGSESFQGHGYHHPHSYREAPKGVDQFPAVVSLPGGERPVTHWPNVIMIMSDRSTELNSLDKVVHFYDDKVQSTYFLARPEPHFTVVVIFDGRKSERDSNIVAFLQELTGSLRNTKPFTTLKPGSKS from the exons ATGTGTGACCCGCCGCGCGACGAGGATCTCCGGCCGGTTCCCAAAGAGCGAGCCGTGCTCGAGAGTTTCTTCACTCAGCTCGGGATGTTCTGGTTTGACCGGGCAAAGGATTATGTGGAGAAGGAGAAGGACGCCAGTAAGAGCGCGGGGGCCCTCTGGGCGTCACTGCTGGCCGCTCTCGCGCACCTGGCCGCCGCGGAGAAAGCCTACCACAACATGACTTTCCTCGGGCAGAAACTAG GTGGTCAGTCATTCTTCAGCCGCAAGGATTCCATCAGAACCATCTATACTTCCCTGAATAACGAACTGAAGAAGGTGGTCTCCATGGGCCGCCACTCATCTGGAGGCTCCACTCCCAACCTGGAGGATCTCCTGCCCCATTTGTCCGAGCAGCTGTGTCACTTCACGCAGGCCAGGATGGAGATCGCTGACTTCTATGAGAAGATGCATTCTCTGGGCAGCCAGAAGACCGTGAACTCTGAGGAGCTCGTGAGCACGCTGGAGAGCATTCTGCAGAAGTACAGTTCCAG ATTCCACCATCCAATCCTGAGCCGTCTTGAGAGCAGCTTCCAGGTGGAGGTGGACGTGTTGACGCAGCTGCTGCGTTGCCAGGCGCAGATCTCCGAGTGGCATTTCCTGCCATCTCTGCTGAATCTGCATGGCGCCCATTCCAAACTTCAGGCATGGGGTCAGGTGTTCGAGCGGCAAAGAGAAACCAGGAAACACCTCTTCGGAGGCCAATCCCAGAAGGCCGTGCAGCCGCCGCACCTCTACCTGTGGCTGCAGCGACTTCAGGCGACGCTCCTAGCAAAGTTCAGCTTCTACTTCCACGAGGCTCTGAGCCGCCAAACATCACAGTCCGAAATGAAAACCCTGACAGCTCGCACCTCTCTTGATTACTTCGGCAAGATCTCAGGCTTCATTCGCAAGCACGACGCTTCGAACGTCTCCTTGGTCTTCGACAACCGTGGCTCCGAGAGCTTTCAGGGACACGGATACCATCATCCGCACTCTTATCGTGAAGCTCCCAAAGGTGTGGACCAGTTTCCAGCCGTGGTGTCGCTTCCCGGCGGAGAAAGGCCAGTCACACATTGGCCCAATGTCATCATGATCATGAGTGACCGCTCCACGGAGCTCAACTCTCTGGATAAGGTGGTCCACTTTTATGATGATAAAGTCCAGAGCACCTACTTCCTGGCACGGCCCGAGCCGCACTTTACTGTGGTGGTGATCTTCGACGGGAGGAAATCAGAGAGGGATTCGAACATCGTGGCTTTCCTGCAGGAGCTGACGGGATCGCTGAGGAACACCAAGCCCTTCACTACACTTAAACCGGGCTCCAAGAGCTGA